The Nitrospira sp. sequence TCATCTCTTGTTCGCAGACTTCACAGGCCTTTCCGAATCCGACGATCAGCGGTACCGCCAAAGTCCCGGACCGCATACCGCGCTCATGTCCCCCTCCATCCATCTGGGCCGCGATCCGTACGCGGGGATTCCTCTTTCTGACGTAGAGCGCACCGATTCCCTTAGGACCATAAATCTTGTGGGCTGAGAACGACATGAGATCAATGCCCATGGCTTGTACATCGACGGGAATTTTGCCGACGCCCTGTGTGGCATCGCAATGAAACAGGACTCCCCTCGCTTTCGCGATCTTGCCGATTTCCTGGATGGGATTGATCGTGCCGATCTCGTTATTGGCGAGCATGACCGAGATCAGGATCGTCTTATCAGTAATGGCCTTTTCGACGTCTTGCGGATTGACCATGCCGTTTTTGTCGACGGACAGATAGGTTGCGGTCGCCAGCCCCTTGGCCTCCAAGGACTTGGCCGTGTCGAGCACCGCCCGATGTTCCGTGGTCGCGGTGATGATATGGGTGCCCTTTTCCTTGTACATCTCCAAGACACCCTTCAACGCCAGATTGTCCGATTCAGTGGCCCCGCTGGTGAAGACGATTTCTTTTGAGTCGGCCTTGATGAGCCGCGCAATCTGTTTGCGGGCCTGTTCCACGGCTTCTTCCGCTGCCCAGCCAAAGGCATGATTACGGCTGGCGGCATTGCCGAACTTCTCGGTGAAATACGGCAGCATAGCTTCCAGGACTCGGGGATCCATGGGAGTGGTGGAATGATTATCGAGGAAAATAGGAAACTTCATCGTTCAACTCCTTGTGCTGAGGGAGACTGGATCGTGATCAGGGGTGTGCCGCCCATCATATCTTCCAACGTCATATTGTTCAGTAACTGGTAGATACTGCCTTGGATCTTCAGCAACGGTGTGCGGATGTTGCAATGCTCGCGCTGCATACAGAATTCGCCCTCTTTCTCATGCGAGCAGTCGGTGATGCCTAGAGGGCCTTCGATGCTTTCGAGAATCTGTGCGATCGTGATTTGTCCGGCGCTACGTGCCAGAAGGTAGCCAC is a genomic window containing:
- a CDS encoding IscS subfamily cysteine desulfurase; the encoded protein is MKFPIFLDNHSTTPMDPRVLEAMLPYFTEKFGNAASRNHAFGWAAEEAVEQARKQIARLIKADSKEIVFTSGATESDNLALKGVLEMYKEKGTHIITATTEHRAVLDTAKSLEAKGLATATYLSVDKNGMVNPQDVEKAITDKTILISVMLANNEIGTINPIQEIGKIAKARGVLFHCDATQGVGKIPVDVQAMGIDLMSFSAHKIYGPKGIGALYVRKRNPRVRIAAQMDGGGHERGMRSGTLAVPLIVGFGKACEVCEQEMTSEAARLSKMRDRLQTDIMAALEDSYLNGHPTNRLPGNLNISFAYVEGESLLMGMKDIALSSGSACTSATLEPSYVLRALGVGTELAHSSIRFGLGRFNTDDEIDYTIKKVIEVVTKLREMSPLYEMAKEGVDLKSVQWAAH
- a CDS encoding Rrf2 family transcriptional regulator, which encodes MLKISKKADYALMALQHIASVQFGDLTPGRVVNTKEIAEEYNIPLELLAKVLQVLSKNGMIESHNGPKGGYLLARSAGQITIAQILESIEGPLGITDCSHEKEGEFCMQREHCNIRTPLLKIQGSIYQLLNNMTLEDMMGGTPLITIQSPSAQGVER